The nucleotide window CTTTAGCAGATTCATGGAAAGGATGTTGCTTAGATGCTTTATCTGCATACTTTTGAAATATTTCAAAAACTCTTTTAAAACTAATGTTTAGTTGTAAAGGGAGTTCTATGTTTTGAATATCCGTAATACTTTTAATTTCCATGTTGGGTGAATTTCTTTTTGCAAATTTACAAAATACTAATGGTATAGTCGTTTTTTGATAAGTGAGCTTGCATTGTAAAGGAATTTGTGTGAATAAAAAAAGCCATTATAGGATATAATGGCTTTTTATTGAGTTTTTAAGGCTGATTAAAAATGACTTCCGTAGTCTCGAATTTTTCCTTTCTTACCTAAACTATTAAATTTCCAGCTAAACCCTAACATAAAATATTGTTGAAGTACAGTACTTTCAGAATCTTGAATATAGTTAGATGTTGATGTTCTTCTGGCATTATTATTCTGTTTTAATAAATCATAAGCTTTTAAAGTGATTGTTCCTTTATCTTTCATTACAGAATAAGCTAAGGTAGAGTTCCAAAACCAAGCAGAGTTGTTAAATCCTACTACATTGGGGTTGTAACTATATCGTATATCATTTCTCCACTCTAATTTTTTAGGGAAGTTTGTTTTCGTTCTAATATTTAAATTGTGTCTTGTAAAGTTTAAGTTGTTAAAATTATCAATATCAAAAGTTGTATTTGATAACGATACTGAATATCTAGGCTCAATACTTATAATTTTATTCCATTCAAACGTAAAACCAATATTAGGAGATATTGATGTTGTTGTTGATTTATATTGTATATCATTAAAGAAGTTAATGCTTCTATTTCCGTTAATATTAGTTCCAATTCTTAGTTTTATAGTGGTAATAGAATCTAGTTTTACTTGTTTACTGTAGCTACCGCCACCCCAAAAGTTGTATCCGCCATTTACATTTTCATAAGTTGTAGTTCTAACAAAGTTAGCATCAATACTACTCTTAGAAACTACTTGGTTATTTACTAAATCACCTCCAGCATAGATAAACATTCCTGTTCTTTTTTGCCAATTGTATTTGTTGAAGTTAAGATATACTCTATGTCTTTTAATTGGTTTTAAAGAAGGGTTACCAGTTATTATATTTAGTGGATTACTAACATTTTTAAAAGGTTGCAATTGAGTTATAGAAGGAGCATCATTTTCTAAATTATAATCGAAGTATATTGATGCTTTTGAATCAAAACGATACCTAAATGTACTTCTAAGTTTTAAAGCATTAAAATCTTTCTTTAAGTTTAAATTAGGTCTTAACTGATCATTGTTTTTTAGAGTTCTATTAACATATCCAGCTTCAATGTCAAAACGCCACTTTTTAACTTTATAAGCAATACCTAAAGAAGGGGTTTTGGTAATGTCGTCTGATTTAAAGTTTGAGCTTAAATCTGTATTGAAATCGGTATACTGATTTAAAGAACTATTAAAGTCAAAAGTATTATTTACATTTTCACGTTCATTTTTTCTATAACGATATTCGAAATCTAAAAATAGTTTTTTAGAAATTATTGCATAGCGATAGCTTACACTTGTTCTGAAACTATTTAAATTATTTTTAATATCACTAAATTGATTTCTGTTTTCTACAGAAGGTGAAGTTCCAAAAATTTCTGTTTTAGAAATATTGTAATTTTCAGTATTAGCTTTATCAATTTGATTGGTAATAGAAGCTTTAATAAAAGAACCTTTACTATTTAATCGTTTAGTAATATCAATATCATTTTCAAAATTATTGGCACTTGATTTAGATCTAGAGTTGATAAAAGATTTATTGGTTAATGTTTTGTCTTTATCAAAAGATTCTTGAAGATTGTTATAAGTTCCCTCTCTATCATTTTTTATAAACCTAGGGGCAACATTGATTAAAAATGTTGAGTCGATTTCTATATCAAATTCAGCATCTATACTATGATTATCATTTTCATCAAAAGTAGAAGAGTTTGAGTTAGAAAAATAACGACTACCATCAGGTAAAATATTTTCTCTATTTCTTTTAGAGTCATTGTTAGAAGAACTACCAGAATAAAAATAGTTTAAATTAACATCTAAACCTTTTTTATAAGTATCTGCATAAGTAACTCCTGCAGTTTTAGATTTAATAATTCCTTGGCCGCCTCCAAAACGTCTTCCGTTTACACTGAAAGATCCATTACTACTGAACCATGTGTTACCTCCTCCAAACATTTTTTGAATTTCACCAAAACTAAATCCAGGAGAATTAATATTATTGGTACTAGCTAATACACTAATTCTTCTATCATTATTAAAACGATTAACCATTGTGGCACCTTCATAGCGTTTATCAGTTCCTGCACCTGCTGAAATTCTTCCAAACCATCCTTTGTTATTTTCCTTTTTTATTGTAAGGTTTATTGTTTTATTATTAGCATCTCCTTTACCACCACTAAAAGCATCAGATTTAGATTTAGTATCTGTAATTTGAACTTTTTCAATAATTTCTTTTGTTAAATTTTTAGTTGTAATTGAGGGGTCGTTACCAAAAAAAGGTTTTCCATTTACCAAAATCTTATTAACAGGTTTTCCATTTACAGTAATTTTACCTGCTTCATCTACTTCAACACCTGGAAGTTTTTTTAATAAATCTTCAACATTTGCATCTTTCTTTGTTTTAAAAGACTTTACATTAAACTCTAAAGTATCTTTTTTAACAGTAATAGGCGCTCTTGATTTTATTACAACCTCACTAAGAAGAGTGCCTT belongs to Tenacibaculum sp. MAR_2010_89 and includes:
- a CDS encoding outer membrane beta-barrel protein, whose amino-acid sequence is MKKLLYAFIFLFSTHFFAQSYPFKITGKIQTEKEKTAIEAATIHLEKIKDSSVVSYTISDDKGFFSLEGKSFHKNLKLFVSFVGMKNYSKLISLDKKSLYNLGNISLDEEGTLLSEVVIKSRAPITVKKDTLEFNVKSFKTKKDANVEDLLKKLPGVEVDEAGKITVNGKPVNKILVNGKPFFGNDPSITTKNLTKEIIEKVQITDTKSKSDAFSGGKGDANNKTINLTIKKENNKGWFGRISAGAGTDKRYEGATMVNRFNNDRRISVLASTNNINSPGFSFGEIQKMFGGGNTWFSSNGSFSVNGRRFGGGQGIIKSKTAGVTYADTYKKGLDVNLNYFYSGSSSNNDSKRNRENILPDGSRYFSNSNSSTFDENDNHSIDAEFDIEIDSTFLINVAPRFIKNDREGTYNNLQESFDKDKTLTNKSFINSRSKSSANNFENDIDITKRLNSKGSFIKASITNQIDKANTENYNISKTEIFGTSPSVENRNQFSDIKNNLNSFRTSVSYRYAIISKKLFLDFEYRYRKNERENVNNTFDFNSSLNQYTDFNTDLSSNFKSDDITKTPSLGIAYKVKKWRFDIEAGYVNRTLKNNDQLRPNLNLKKDFNALKLRSTFRYRFDSKASIYFDYNLENDAPSITQLQPFKNVSNPLNIITGNPSLKPIKRHRVYLNFNKYNWQKRTGMFIYAGGDLVNNQVVSKSSIDANFVRTTTYENVNGGYNFWGGGSYSKQVKLDSITTIKLRIGTNINGNRSINFFNDIQYKSTTTSISPNIGFTFEWNKIISIEPRYSVSLSNTTFDIDNFNNLNFTRHNLNIRTKTNFPKKLEWRNDIRYSYNPNVVGFNNSAWFWNSTLAYSVMKDKGTITLKAYDLLKQNNNARRTSTSNYIQDSESTVLQQYFMLGFSWKFNSLGKKGKIRDYGSHF